A part of Maridesulfovibrio hydrothermalis AM13 = DSM 14728 genomic DNA contains:
- a CDS encoding amino acid ABC transporter substrate-binding protein, with product MKRVLLIVMVAMVLAFATAAQADDGSWNRVKEAGQLVIGLDDAFPPMGFRQDDGKLVGFDVDAAEELGKRLGIKIVWQPTAWSGVVHSLNAKKFDCIWNGMTITPERQKAVLFTKPYIRDGQIAVVVMGNDKITSTKQVGGKIVGVQKGSPALEAAKSLKPAAKEIREYDTNPKAFLDLEAARLDVVVIDNIAGRYFMSTRPGKYIALPGYITTEAFGIAFRKADKSLEAKIQMTIDAMVADGTMGKISRKWFGEDITNPAKW from the coding sequence ATGAAAAGGGTATTACTAATTGTTATGGTTGCAATGGTGCTGGCATTCGCAACTGCGGCCCAGGCTGATGATGGTTCCTGGAACAGAGTTAAAGAGGCTGGACAGCTGGTTATCGGTCTTGATGATGCTTTCCCGCCGATGGGTTTTCGTCAGGATGATGGCAAGCTTGTAGGTTTTGATGTCGATGCTGCGGAAGAACTCGGCAAACGCCTTGGAATTAAAATCGTATGGCAGCCTACTGCATGGTCCGGTGTTGTTCACTCCTTGAATGCCAAAAAATTTGACTGTATCTGGAACGGTATGACTATTACTCCCGAACGTCAGAAAGCAGTTCTTTTCACCAAGCCTTACATCAGAGACGGTCAGATTGCTGTTGTTGTCATGGGTAATGATAAAATTACCTCAACTAAACAGGTCGGCGGAAAAATTGTCGGCGTACAGAAAGGCTCCCCTGCTCTTGAAGCAGCTAAGTCTCTGAAGCCCGCAGCTAAAGAAATCCGTGAATATGACACCAACCCCAAAGCTTTTCTTGATCTTGAAGCAGCTCGTCTTGACGTTGTTGTAATTGACAACATTGCAGGCCGCTATTTCATGTCCACACGTCCCGGCAAGTACATTGCTCTGCCTGGCTACATCACAACTGAAGCTTTCGGTATTGCTTTCCGTAAAGCTGACAAATCTCTGGAAGCCAAAATTCAGATGACCATTGATGCTATGGTTGCTGACGGCACAATGGGTAAAATCTCCCGCAAATGGTTCGGTGAAGATATCACCAACCCAGCTAAATGGTAA
- a CDS encoding amino acid ABC transporter permease (The N-terminal region of this protein, as described by TIGR01726, is a three transmembrane segment that identifies a subfamily of ABC transporter permease subunits, which specificities that include histidine, arginine, glutamine, glutamate, L-cystine (sic), the opines (in Agrobacterium) octopine and nopaline, etc.) has product MTSILTKLGKSGVFASLFLLFVLLIFPAVSQAGEESDALLKEARDALAMGHIDQAQSLFEQIPAPGPEGDDGEFVYSRMQLARLSYSMKDMGRSREYVDQIIAVYPDNIEAKNFITSLDRQARPEWRKVFDDCVRFMPSLLKGASMTLVLVFFTMIVSPIGGLFIALGRLSKTQPFSGISWFIIWFFRGTPLLLQLFFIYYGLPAIGITLSPLAAALIGLSINYSAYLAEIIRAGIESIEEGQTEAAKAIGMTYAQTMRRIIIPQTYKRIIPPFANEFIALIKDTALVSTIAMVELMRAADQMFNAYFNVTVLVLAAAIYLLFTTIFTFFFEKIEYKVGVYERR; this is encoded by the coding sequence ATGACTAGTATATTAACTAAACTCGGAAAGAGCGGGGTGTTTGCCTCGCTCTTTCTGCTGTTTGTACTTTTGATTTTCCCGGCGGTATCACAAGCCGGAGAAGAGTCTGACGCACTCCTCAAAGAGGCGCGTGACGCGCTTGCTATGGGGCATATTGATCAGGCTCAGTCTTTGTTTGAACAGATTCCCGCTCCCGGTCCTGAAGGGGATGACGGAGAATTTGTTTATTCGCGCATGCAGCTTGCCCGTCTAAGCTATTCTATGAAAGATATGGGCAGATCGCGTGAATATGTTGATCAGATCATTGCCGTTTATCCGGACAATATCGAAGCAAAAAATTTCATCACTTCCCTCGACAGGCAGGCAAGGCCGGAATGGCGCAAAGTCTTTGATGACTGTGTGCGTTTCATGCCTTCTTTGCTTAAAGGGGCAAGCATGACGCTGGTGCTGGTTTTTTTTACAATGATAGTTTCGCCCATCGGCGGATTGTTCATTGCGCTGGGACGGCTTAGCAAAACGCAGCCTTTCTCAGGTATCAGCTGGTTTATAATCTGGTTTTTCCGCGGCACGCCGCTTTTGTTGCAGCTTTTCTTTATTTATTACGGGTTGCCTGCCATAGGCATCACTCTTTCTCCGCTCGCTGCTGCTCTTATCGGTTTAAGCATTAACTATTCAGCCTATCTTGCTGAGATTATCAGGGCTGGAATCGAGTCTATAGAAGAAGGGCAGACCGAGGCCGCAAAAGCCATCGGCATGACCTATGCCCAGACCATGCGCAGGATTATCATTCCGCAGACTTATAAGCGGATTATCCCGCCTTTTGCCAATGAATTTATTGCGCTCATCAAAGATACCGCGCTGGTTTCCACCATTGCCATGGTCGAACTTATGCGCGCGGCAGATCAGATGTTCAACGCATATTTCAATGTGACGGTGCTTGTTCTGGCTGCTGCAATCTATCTTCTTTTTACGACCATATTTACTTTCTTTTTCGAGAAAATTGAATACAAGGTCGGGGTATACGAAAGGCGTTAA
- a CDS encoding amino acid ABC transporter ATP-binding protein, whose amino-acid sequence METILELKQVVKKFGSLTAVNHIDLKINRGEKVVIVGPSGSGKSTLLRTMNFLETIDSGELLFEGKPCGYIYKDGNPVLDSQKKLCALRSEIGMVFQQFNLFPHMTVIQNVMEGQITVLKKSKSEARDTAQKMLEKVGLSDRSTVFPVTLSGGQKQRVAIARALAMQPKMMLFDEPTSALDPELVGEVFDTIRSLADDGMTMVIVTHNMGFAREVADTVIFMESGDFIAKGTPAEFFTSDKQHPRIKEFMDKLL is encoded by the coding sequence ATGGAAACCATTTTAGAATTAAAACAGGTCGTCAAGAAGTTCGGATCGCTTACCGCTGTCAACCACATTGATCTAAAGATTAACCGTGGTGAAAAGGTCGTAATTGTCGGCCCCAGTGGATCGGGTAAATCAACTCTTTTGCGGACTATGAATTTTCTGGAAACAATCGATTCCGGTGAACTTCTTTTTGAAGGTAAGCCTTGCGGGTACATCTATAAGGACGGCAACCCCGTTCTTGATTCCCAGAAGAAACTATGTGCGCTGCGTTCTGAAATAGGTATGGTTTTTCAGCAGTTCAATCTTTTTCCGCATATGACAGTTATTCAGAACGTTATGGAAGGGCAGATTACTGTGCTTAAGAAAAGCAAGAGCGAAGCCCGTGATACAGCGCAGAAGATGCTTGAAAAAGTAGGGCTGTCTGATCGGTCGACTGTTTTTCCTGTGACATTGTCCGGTGGACAGAAGCAGCGTGTAGCCATTGCCCGCGCTCTGGCTATGCAGCCGAAGATGATGCTTTTTGACGAGCCTACTTCCGCGCTTGATCCTGAGCTGGTCGGTGAAGTTTTTGATACTATTCGTTCACTTGCTGACGACGGCATGACTATGGTGATCGTAACTCACAACATGGGCTTTGCACGCGAAGTTGCCGATACAGTAATTTTTATGGAATCAGGGGATTTTATAGCCAAGGGTACTCCTGCAGAATTTTTTACCTCTGATAAACAGCATCCCCGTATTAAAGAATTTATGGATAAGCTCTTGTAG